In a single window of the Campylobacter hyointestinalis subsp. lawsonii genome:
- a CDS encoding biopolymer transporter ExbD: MINLDETPELNITPLVDIMLVLLAILMVTTPAIIYEEQITLPDGSKTKVVSQNLKSLTVRIDAQRKVYINQTTMDLNELADNLVLISQKYDKGSPVYIKADKRLIYDDVMFVLKSMKNAGFTKVALETNG, translated from the coding sequence ATGATCAATCTCGATGAAACTCCGGAGTTAAATATAACTCCACTAGTTGATATTATGCTTGTGTTGCTTGCTATTTTGATGGTTACAACTCCTGCTATAATATACGAAGAGCAGATTACTCTTCCAGATGGTTCTAAAACTAAAGTCGTCTCTCAAAATTTAAAAAGTCTGACTGTAAGAATAGATGCGCAAAGAAAAGTCTATATCAATCAAACTACTATGGATTTAAACGAGTTAGCAGATAACCTAGTTTTGATTTCACAAAAATACGATAAAGGCTCACCAGTTTATATAAAAGCCGATAAAAGACTTATATATGATGATGTTATGTTTGTATTAAAAAGCATGAAAAATGCAGGATTTACAAAAGTCGCATTAGAAACAAATGGCTAA
- a CDS encoding TonB C-terminal domain-containing protein, translating into MDVYVVQTEVADTLISPKQDEKKVEAKITKEQEEPKEEQIKTTNKQTPEPKKEEPTKEVAPQKETPSVNLSELFSKTKLPETKSSTKPEAVQSNKQSAKKTESSSKSASDIFKSLQKDIASKAPKAGMTGEYNKFFGDISEIIQRKWVVYKADTNNNAKVQVFIDKFGKLSYNIISLSYDKEFNNKVRDFLERLKEVEFPVPPNRQTASISLILIDQIDTE; encoded by the coding sequence ATGGACGTTTATGTTGTTCAAACTGAAGTCGCAGATACTCTGATCTCTCCAAAACAAGATGAAAAAAAGGTAGAAGCTAAGATAACAAAAGAACAAGAAGAACCCAAAGAAGAGCAGATAAAAACTACAAATAAACAGACTCCAGAGCCAAAAAAAGAAGAACCAACCAAAGAAGTTGCTCCACAAAAAGAGACTCCTAGTGTAAATTTAAGTGAGCTTTTTAGTAAAACTAAATTACCAGAAACAAAAAGTAGCACAAAACCTGAAGCCGTCCAAAGCAATAAGCAAAGCGCTAAAAAAACCGAATCTAGCTCAAAAAGTGCAAGCGACATATTTAAATCACTTCAAAAAGATATAGCTTCTAAAGCTCCAAAAGCTGGAATGACCGGCGAATATAATAAATTTTTTGGAGATATAAGCGAAATAATCCAAAGAAAATGGGTTGTTTATAAAGCCGATACAAATAATAATGCAAAAGTTCAAGTTTTTATAGATAAATTTGGAAAACTGAGTTACAATATCATCTCTTTATCTTATGACAAAGAGTTTAATAATAAAGTTAGGGATTTTTTAGAAAGACTTAAAGAAGTAGAGTTTCCTGTTCCGCCAAATAGGCAAACGGCTTCTATTTCATTAATATTAATAGATCAAATTGATACGGAGTGA
- the tolB gene encoding Tol-Pal system protein TolB — MRKIFLLVALCVGLIAADATMEVINKGLVLPRILVQDATTNFSNSGLKNKFFKIMIGDLKVGSSFEVIEDYYTSSYDGDFRTNLANSKNPEFILRYALSNAGSGLELKVKLLNAKDGSIRYESVFSQGELAKFPFLAHKSVAEIARNLNLSPIDWMDKSIIISQYTSPGKSNIIVADYTLTYQKVILTGGLNIFPKWANKEQSAFYYTSYIKMVPTLFRYDLATGRKTKITTSAGMIVASDVSQDGNKLLLTMAPDDQSDIFVYDINTKRKTRITDFRGIDVNGNFVDNDTKIVFVSDRLGYPNVFSTSVNGGAVEQMVFHGKNNNSVTTYQNYVVYSSRESSGYSTKTFNLYLISTKSDYIRQLTAGGVNTYPRFSADGGSVVFIKNSGGESAVGIIRINENKSFQFPLRIGKLQSIDW; from the coding sequence ATGAGAAAAATATTTTTATTAGTTGCCTTATGTGTAGGGCTTATCGCGGCTGACGCTACAATGGAAGTCATAAATAAAGGACTTGTTTTACCGAGAATTTTAGTTCAAGATGCGACTACAAATTTTTCAAATTCAGGACTTAAAAATAAATTTTTTAAGATAATGATAGGAGATTTGAAAGTTGGTTCATCATTTGAGGTTATCGAGGATTACTATACTAGCTCGTATGATGGTGATTTTAGAACAAATTTAGCAAATAGCAAAAATCCAGAGTTTATATTAAGATATGCTTTGAGTAATGCAGGATCTGGACTTGAGTTAAAAGTCAAGCTTTTAAATGCAAAAGATGGCTCTATAAGATATGAGAGTGTTTTTTCTCAAGGTGAGCTTGCTAAATTTCCATTTTTAGCACATAAAAGTGTAGCTGAGATAGCTAGGAATTTAAATTTATCCCCTATTGATTGGATGGATAAATCAATTATCATATCTCAATATACGTCTCCTGGAAAGAGTAATATAATAGTAGCAGACTATACGCTAACTTATCAAAAAGTCATACTAACAGGGGGATTAAATATTTTTCCAAAATGGGCAAATAAAGAGCAAAGTGCGTTTTATTATACATCATATATAAAGATGGTTCCTACATTATTTAGATATGATCTTGCTACTGGAAGAAAAACAAAGATAACAACGAGTGCGGGTATGATAGTCGCTTCAGACGTCAGTCAAGACGGCAACAAACTTCTTTTGACAATGGCGCCAGATGACCAAAGCGATATATTTGTTTATGATATAAACACAAAAAGAAAAACTAGAATCACTGATTTTAGAGGTATAGACGTAAATGGGAATTTTGTAGATAATGATACTAAAATAGTTTTTGTCAGCGATAGGCTAGGCTATCCTAATGTTTTTAGCACTAGCGTAAATGGTGGAGCTGTAGAGCAAATGGTATTTCATGGTAAAAACAATAACTCTGTAACTACATACCAAAATTATGTTGTTTATTCTAGTCGTGAAAGCTCAGGTTATAGCACAAAAACATTTAATTTATATCTTATTTCTACAAAGAGCGACTATATAAGGCAGCTTACAGCCGGTGGAGTAAATACTTATCCTCGTTTTTCTGCAGATGGTGGTAGCGTGGTATTTATAAAAAATTCCGGTGGAGAAAGTGCTGTTGGTATTATACGTATAAATGAAAATAAGAGTTTCCAGTTTCCGCTTAGGATTGGTAAATTACAATCAATTGATTGGTAA
- a CDS encoding OmpA family protein translates to MKNLVLVSAVAAALFVAGCSSKAPEVDMNADANKMSNGSMSNTDMMSDAERMAALANQIQSQVKNVYFDFDKFAIRSDMQEVINTNASLFNQSGAESLKIMIEGNCDEWGSDEYNYALGVKRAKAAKDSLVNQGVSEDRIEITSNGESKPVCTEKTKACDAQNRRDEFKVLP, encoded by the coding sequence ATGAAAAATTTAGTTTTAGTTTCAGCTGTTGCTGCCGCTTTATTTGTGGCTGGTTGTAGTTCAAAAGCTCCTGAGGTTGACATGAATGCAGATGCAAATAAAATGTCAAATGGCTCTATGTCAAATACTGATATGATGAGTGATGCAGAAAGAATGGCTGCTTTAGCGAATCAAATTCAAAGTCAAGTTAAAAATGTTTATTTCGACTTTGACAAATTCGCTATCCGTTCTGATATGCAAGAAGTTATAAATACAAATGCTTCTTTATTTAATCAATCAGGCGCCGAAAGTCTAAAAATCATGATCGAAGGCAACTGTGATGAGTGGGGTAGCGATGAATACAACTATGCTCTAGGTGTAAAAAGAGCAAAAGCTGCTAAAGATTCTCTTGTAAATCAAGGCGTAAGTGAAGATAGAATCGAAATCACAAGTAACGGTGAGAGCAAACCTGTATGTACTGAAAAAACAAAAGCTTGCGACGCTCAAAATCGTCGTGATGAATTTAAAGTTCTTCCATAA
- a CDS encoding FKBP-type peptidyl-prolyl cis-trans isomerase: MGENMSKVIKMFYELKDAKTGELLESNIDGQEIAFVSGKNQVLEALENGVINLSVGEKATIKIPASDGVGEYDENALQTLPKEQFAGIELNEGMELFGEGEDGSSVRVIVKAIGENEVTVDFNHPYAGKDLEFNIQITENRDADADEELTGVVAMPHVCGCGGHGHHHGHGGGGCCGGHGHHEDHEDSECCGGHGHDKDGGGCCGKHNH; encoded by the coding sequence ATAGGAGAAAATATGTCAAAAGTAATAAAAATGTTCTATGAATTAAAAGATGCCAAAACAGGTGAGCTTTTAGAATCAAATATAGATGGGCAAGAGATCGCTTTTGTAAGTGGTAAAAACCAAGTTTTAGAAGCTTTAGAAAACGGAGTTATAAATTTAAGCGTAGGCGAGAAGGCTACTATTAAAATTCCGGCTAGTGATGGTGTAGGCGAGTATGATGAAAACGCTCTTCAAACTTTGCCTAAAGAGCAATTTGCCGGTATAGAATTAAATGAAGGTATGGAGCTTTTTGGCGAGGGTGAAGACGGAAGTAGTGTTAGAGTGATCGTAAAAGCAATCGGAGAAAATGAAGTTACCGTGGATTTTAACCATCCATACGCTGGTAAGGATTTGGAATTTAATATTCAAATTACAGAAAATAGAGACGCAGACGCAGATGAGGAGCTAACTGGTGTCGTTGCTATGCCTCATGTGTGCGGTTGTGGCGGACATGGTCATCATCATGGGCATGGTGGTGGAGGATGCTGCGGCGGACATGGTCACCATGAAGATCATGAAGATAGTGAGTGCTGCGGCGGTCACGGTCATGATAAAGATGGTGGCGGATGCTGCGGAAAACATAATCACTAA
- the fabD gene encoding ACP S-malonyltransferase — MGDVAFLFPGQGSQSFGMGFEIYENFKTAKDLLDSASDFCKINFKELMFKENDRLGISEFTQPAIVLNSFICFLAFKENIGINAKFALGHSLGEFSALSVSGGFDMLNAIKLVHLRGKFMSEACQGKNAGMMVILGLNDDIVKDICEKSSKSVWAANYNCDGQIVVAGVKSDLVELEPVFKEAGAKRAMLLDMSVASHCPLLDSASIKLYDELKCLIKDEFSPVISNVTAKSYTSKADALELLKLQLVKPVLYKQSIKNYENDVDCFIEFGSSVLKGLNKKITSKTTYSISNLSSLEDSLKALA; from the coding sequence ATGGGTGATGTTGCCTTTTTATTTCCTGGTCAAGGTTCTCAAAGCTTTGGTATGGGATTTGAAATTTATGAAAATTTCAAAACTGCAAAAGACCTTTTAGATAGTGCTAGTGATTTTTGTAAGATCAATTTTAAAGAGCTTATGTTTAAAGAAAACGATCGATTAGGTATATCTGAATTTACTCAACCTGCTATTGTTTTAAATTCTTTTATCTGTTTTCTTGCTTTCAAAGAAAATATTGGTATCAATGCTAAATTTGCACTTGGCCATTCGCTCGGTGAGTTTTCAGCTCTTAGCGTTAGCGGTGGTTTTGATATGCTAAATGCTATAAAGCTTGTTCATTTAAGAGGTAAATTTATGAGCGAAGCTTGTCAAGGTAAAAATGCCGGGATGATGGTTATCCTTGGTTTAAATGATGATATTGTAAAAGATATTTGTGAGAAATCATCAAAAAGTGTTTGGGCCGCAAACTATAACTGTGATGGGCAAATAGTGGTGGCTGGAGTAAAAAGCGATCTTGTAGAACTTGAGCCTGTATTTAAAGAAGCCGGTGCTAAAAGAGCTATGCTTTTAGATATGAGCGTAGCTAGTCACTGTCCGCTTCTTGATAGTGCTAGCATTAAGCTCTATGATGAGCTTAAATGCCTTATAAAAGATGAGTTTTCTCCTGTTATATCAAATGTCACGGCTAAGTCTTATACTAGTAAAGCAGATGCTTTGGAGCTCTTAAAGCTTCAGTTGGTAAAACCTGTTTTGTATAAGCAAAGTATTAAAAACTATGAAAACGATGTCGATTGTTTTATAGAGTTTGGCTCTAGCGTATTAAAAGGATTAAACAAAAAAATAACTTCAAAAACCACTTATAGTATTTCAAATTTAAGCTCTTTAGAAGATAGTTTAAAGGCGTTAGCGTGA
- a CDS encoding 5'-methylthioadenosine/adenosylhomocysteine nucleosidase has protein sequence MKIAILGAMPEEIAPLLDKLQNYETIKYAKNEFYLAKYKNHNLVIAYSKIGKVNSTLTATLLIEKFGCEILLFTGVAGALSEKLKIGDIFYATSTVQHDLDISAFGHPYGYVPGINVYEKTDEKLNNIAKKVAVKNGINLVGGVIASGDQFICDPVKKEWIKSTFDADAVEMEGASVGQVCATLDIPYFLMRAISDEAGGGAEIDFDKFVVEVANTSAKFVLDMVEYL, from the coding sequence GTGAAAATAGCAATTCTTGGTGCTATGCCTGAAGAGATAGCACCGCTTTTAGATAAACTGCAAAATTACGAAACTATAAAATATGCTAAAAATGAGTTTTATTTGGCTAAATATAAAAACCATAACCTTGTTATAGCCTATTCAAAGATAGGCAAGGTAAATTCTACCTTAACTGCTACGTTGCTTATAGAAAAATTTGGTTGTGAGATACTGCTATTTACTGGAGTTGCTGGAGCATTAAGTGAGAAATTAAAAATAGGCGATATCTTTTATGCTACAAGTACAGTTCAGCACGATCTTGATATAAGTGCATTTGGACATCCTTATGGCTATGTTCCTGGTATAAATGTGTATGAAAAAACAGATGAAAAACTGAATAATATAGCAAAAAAAGTTGCTGTTAAAAATGGTATAAATCTTGTTGGTGGAGTTATAGCTAGTGGAGATCAGTTTATATGTGACCCTGTGAAAAAAGAGTGGATCAAATCGACTTTTGATGCAGATGCTGTGGAGATGGAAGGTGCTAGCGTTGGACAAGTGTGCGCTACTCTTGATATTCCATATTTTTTGATGAGAGCTATAAGTGATGAAGCAGGTGGCGGTGCCGAGATCGACTTTGATAAATTTGTGGTAGAGGTTGCAAATACATCTGCTAAATTTGTACTTGATATGGTAGAGTATTTATGA
- a CDS encoding tRNA 2-thiocytidine biosynthesis TtcA family protein: MIELSKKLIRQVGQTNAKYKMFEKGDKILLGLSGGKDSLALAHILKHFQNVTPDKFEFEAVTLSYGMGEDYAYLTKHCNAHGIKHSVIDSSIFEISKDKIRKNSSFCSFFSRMRRGYLYTYALEHGFNKLAIAHHLDDAVESFFMNFTYNGALRTLAPKYRAKNGLVLIRPLINVRERQLRDNATRNNLFVIGDEACPAMRFDVKMPHARYETKQLLAQLEKESPKLFTSLQAAFENIHIDTFFTQKDQEI, from the coding sequence ATGATAGAACTAAGTAAAAAGCTCATTCGTCAAGTAGGTCAAACAAATGCTAAATATAAGATGTTTGAAAAAGGTGATAAGATACTTCTTGGGCTAAGTGGTGGTAAAGATAGCTTAGCTTTGGCTCATATACTAAAGCATTTTCAAAACGTTACTCCAGATAAATTTGAGTTTGAAGCCGTAACGCTTAGCTATGGTATGGGCGAGGACTATGCGTACTTGACTAAACATTGCAATGCACATGGTATAAAGCATAGCGTTATTGATAGCTCTATATTTGAAATAAGCAAAGATAAAATCAGAAAAAATTCGAGTTTTTGTAGCTTTTTTAGCCGTATGAGACGCGGATATCTCTATACTTATGCGCTTGAGCACGGTTTCAATAAACTAGCGATCGCTCATCATCTTGATGACGCGGTTGAGAGTTTTTTTATGAATTTTACTTACAACGGTGCTTTAAGAACGCTTGCTCCAAAATACAGAGCGAAAAATGGACTAGTGCTGATACGACCTCTCATAAATGTCAGAGAGCGTCAGCTTAGAGATAACGCTACTAGAAATAATCTCTTTGTCATAGGCGATGAAGCGTGTCCTGCGATGAGATTTGATGTGAAAATGCCACACGCTAGATATGAAACAAAACAACTTTTAGCCCAGCTTGAAAAAGAAAGTCCAAAGCTATTTACTAGCTTACAAGCTGCGTTTGAAAATATACATATAGATACCTTTTTTACGCAAAAAGATCAAGAGATATAG
- a CDS encoding dynamin family protein, producing MLKEFIKEYKAKFEISFDSGFLGQWQRFRALLTEPKFHPSRQLLARLNLLNSLNHEPPLIAVVGQFSSGKSSFLNALLGREILPTGVVPVTAKPTFIKYAPNFMLKALYNDGSEEYRDIDELASFVDQRLSLKGVKSLYIYAPNELLKKASFIDTPGLNSRSDADTNETKKILKDATALIWISLIDNAARSTELEELSLVPRSLKLNSICLLNQKDKLSQTEIQNVLNHASITYKDYFSGIFAVSSKLEIKGSKDSGFENVFKFIDRLNDTKQEFIKAKCEELRDSSISQNTKFISILSELETIFDEFCSNAKFEELKSAYGDKFKLMFEEVKQNSYFIANEINKSLISQKREYFKEKTTLFGKKIYEKVEYERVILNSDEVLSKLIYNDDKMSKIFRKFKKELGEFETAIKSDLEAIFETLKDRVLGFKAKYESLRKSDEFHSDVLFADIRKFSSEVYARFLNEFEKTLFKSYAKLGLFFEKISIKIATNYENAIKLAVFFIEQKCLKASSDYESDPLAFSLYYPKLDEINERVLGSLGYYEFENEFIGNRAFIIKFIDEISSCFACIKEENLKHINDVKDIYLKNIDELKGDLIK from the coding sequence GTGTTAAAAGAATTTATAAAAGAGTATAAAGCTAAATTTGAAATAAGTTTTGATAGTGGTTTTTTAGGGCAGTGGCAGAGATTTCGCGCACTTTTAACAGAGCCTAAGTTTCATCCTAGCAGACAGCTTTTAGCTAGATTAAATTTACTAAACTCTCTAAATCACGAACCGCCACTCATCGCCGTAGTAGGACAGTTTAGCAGTGGAAAATCCAGCTTTTTAAATGCTCTTTTAGGACGCGAGATCTTGCCTACTGGTGTAGTTCCGGTGACTGCAAAGCCTACTTTTATAAAATACGCTCCAAATTTTATGCTCAAAGCACTTTATAATGATGGCAGCGAAGAGTACAGAGATATAGATGAACTTGCATCTTTTGTAGATCAAAGGCTATCTTTAAAAGGTGTCAAGTCTTTGTATATCTACGCACCAAACGAGCTTTTAAAAAAAGCTAGTTTTATAGATACACCAGGGCTCAACTCAAGAAGTGATGCTGATACGAACGAAACTAAAAAAATACTAAAAGACGCCACCGCACTTATATGGATAAGCCTTATTGACAACGCCGCAAGAAGCACGGAGCTTGAAGAGCTAAGCTTAGTACCAAGATCTTTAAAGCTAAACTCCATCTGCCTTTTAAATCAAAAAGATAAACTTAGTCAAACTGAGATACAAAATGTTTTAAATCATGCTAGTATTACATACAAAGACTATTTTAGCGGTATTTTCGCAGTCTCATCTAAACTAGAGATAAAAGGGTCTAAGGATAGCGGTTTTGAAAATGTTTTTAAATTTATAGATAGATTAAACGATACAAAGCAGGAATTTATAAAGGCAAAATGCGAAGAATTAAGAGATTCAAGCATCTCACAAAATACTAAATTTATAAGCATATTAAGTGAGCTAGAGACGATTTTTGATGAGTTTTGCTCAAATGCTAAGTTTGAAGAGCTAAAAAGTGCGTACGGGGATAAATTTAAACTTATGTTTGAAGAGGTAAAGCAAAACTCTTATTTCATTGCAAATGAGATAAATAAATCTTTGATAAGTCAAAAAAGAGAGTATTTCAAAGAAAAAACTACCTTGTTTGGTAAAAAGATCTATGAAAAAGTAGAGTATGAAAGAGTGATATTAAACTCAGATGAAGTGCTTTCAAAACTCATTTATAACGATGATAAAATGAGTAAAATATTTAGAAAATTCAAAAAAGAGCTAGGAGAGTTTGAGACAGCCATAAAAAGTGACTTAGAAGCTATTTTCGAGACTCTTAAAGATAGGGTTTTGGGTTTTAAAGCCAAATATGAAAGCCTTAGAAAGAGCGATGAGTTTCATTCTGACGTACTTTTTGCTGATATTCGCAAGTTTAGTAGCGAAGTTTATGCAAGGTTTTTGAATGAATTTGAAAAAACGCTTTTTAAAAGTTATGCTAAACTCGGACTATTTTTTGAAAAAATCAGTATAAAAATAGCTACAAACTATGAAAATGCTATAAAACTTGCTGTATTTTTCATAGAGCAAAAATGCCTTAAAGCAAGTAGCGATTATGAGAGCGATCCTTTAGCTTTTTCTTTGTACTATCCTAAGCTTGATGAGATAAATGAAAGAGTGCTTGGCTCGCTTGGCTACTATGAGTTTGAAAATGAATTTATAGGAAATAGAGCTTTTATCATTAAATTTATAGATGAAATTTCATCTTGCTTTGCGTGCATCAAAGAAGAAAATCTAAAGCATATCAACGACGTAAAAGATATTTATCTTAAAAATATAGATGAGCTAAAAGGTGATTTAATAAAGTAA
- a CDS encoding dynamin family protein, producing the protein MNDFLEHNWGVKKLYIDPNFSIFVDEQTASVILSVSAKTYDRYILLDSFKAIFDRVSLEPNEYSVQLMQTGILNGIINLKIKLDEVLNGLEELRKNDILDFVSFKFISEYLLNLKLVEKQNSVLKKENLTFYKNINNLNLICNELKALDESHIKRLENAENSANNSKFYIAVTGVINAGKSSTLNAMIGKKILGVSNVPETANLSVITYSKDEFAKAVFWSENEQESMGLEPKKLQDIKVDISELVKYTGASSPLASYVKQVILGVDLPMLQDGINIVDTPGLDDAVVLREELTKAYMQESDFTLHLMNAAQSATKKDMSFIVDTLKNSKSGGLIVVLTHIDKLSSNDQAEVLEYTKKSIAAELKEYGFDESLALDVKFFLVSAVKNIGIEDLKNYLYESFFGSNSKKANLIIENYKKELLHITRLIKEDVDFKLRMLGGNRVLAKETMENLKLSLSNLEEDLNSLKAQMNEFIKKLDYSFSELSSLKSISSKIKNRIISDVKYARDRKQKVNFDRLGVICESGFNDMFIDLFREFGLVIAKDINSLYETARIKFSSDDFTLNLPKTKEYLDKNLPKFSFTQLKQDLFSAVKNVSDMEILSQKLTTLFDEFIVNLNLPNELKKLSLACSKEFMDGLQTSLHQTSQSLKSKEKELLDMLSVAKADEAQHREDRALLESKFEKLEEIYNRISAC; encoded by the coding sequence GTGAATGATTTTTTAGAGCATAATTGGGGCGTTAAAAAACTTTATATAGATCCAAATTTTAGTATATTTGTAGATGAACAAACAGCCAGCGTAATTTTAAGTGTGAGTGCTAAAACTTACGATAGGTATATACTGCTTGATAGTTTTAAGGCTATCTTTGATAGAGTAAGTCTTGAGCCAAACGAATACAGCGTCCAGCTTATGCAAACAGGAATACTAAATGGCATAATAAATTTAAAAATCAAATTAGACGAAGTTTTAAACGGACTTGAGGAGCTCAGAAAAAATGACATTTTGGATTTTGTTTCTTTTAAATTTATAAGCGAATATCTTTTAAATTTAAAACTCGTAGAAAAACAAAATAGCGTTTTAAAAAAAGAAAATCTGACGTTTTATAAAAATATAAATAATTTAAATTTGATCTGCAATGAGCTTAAAGCCTTAGATGAAAGCCATATAAAAAGGCTAGAAAATGCCGAAAATAGCGCGAACAATTCTAAATTTTATATAGCAGTAACTGGCGTCATAAACGCAGGAAAATCAAGCACTCTAAACGCAATGATCGGTAAAAAAATTCTCGGCGTTTCAAATGTGCCAGAAACTGCAAATTTAAGCGTTATAACCTATAGTAAAGATGAGTTTGCAAAAGCAGTGTTTTGGAGTGAAAATGAGCAAGAAAGTATGGGGCTTGAGCCTAAAAAACTGCAAGATATAAAAGTAGATATAAGTGAGCTCGTAAAATATACAGGTGCCTCAAGTCCGCTAGCGTCTTATGTAAAGCAAGTGATTTTAGGAGTGGATTTGCCTATGCTTCAAGATGGAATAAACATAGTAGATACCCCAGGGCTTGATGATGCAGTAGTCTTAAGAGAAGAGCTAACAAAAGCTTATATGCAAGAGAGCGACTTTACGCTTCATCTTATGAACGCAGCTCAAAGCGCTACAAAAAAAGATATGAGCTTTATAGTAGATACGTTAAAAAACTCCAAAAGTGGTGGGCTTATAGTGGTTTTAACTCACATTGATAAACTAAGCAGCAATGATCAAGCTGAAGTTTTAGAATACACGAAAAAAAGTATCGCCGCTGAGCTTAAAGAGTATGGATTTGATGAATCTCTTGCTTTAGATGTTAAGTTTTTCTTAGTTTCTGCGGTAAAAAATATCGGCATAGAAGATCTTAAAAATTACCTTTATGAGAGCTTTTTTGGAAGTAACTCTAAAAAAGCAAATTTAATCATAGAAAACTACAAAAAAGAGTTGCTTCACATAACAAGGCTTATAAAAGAAGATGTTGATTTTAAGCTTAGAATGCTCGGCGGAAACAGAGTTTTAGCCAAAGAAACGATGGAAAACTTAAAACTTAGCCTATCAAATTTAGAAGAAGATCTAAACTCTCTAAAAGCACAAATGAACGAATTTATTAAAAAGCTAGACTACTCTTTTAGTGAGCTTAGTTCTCTAAAAAGTATAAGTTCTAAAATAAAAAATAGAATTATAAGCGATGTGAAGTATGCTAGGGATAGAAAACAAAAAGTGAATTTTGATAGGCTTGGAGTTATCTGTGAGAGCGGATTTAACGATATGTTTATAGATCTTTTTAGGGAATTTGGTTTAGTCATAGCTAAAGATATAAACTCGCTTTACGAAACGGCAAGGATTAAATTTAGCAGTGATGATTTTACGCTAAATTTGCCTAAAACCAAAGAATATTTAGATAAGAATTTGCCTAAGTTCAGCTTCACACAGCTAAAGCAAGATCTCTTTTCTGCAGTAAAAAACGTAAGCGATATGGAGATTTTGAGCCAAAAATTGACAACGCTTTTTGATGAGTTTATAGTAAATTTAAATTTACCAAATGAGCTTAAAAAATTAAGCCTTGCTTGTTCTAAAGAGTTTATGGATGGTTTGCAAACTTCACTTCATCAGACATCACAAAGTCTAAAATCTAAAGAAAAAGAGCTTTTAGATATGCTTAGCGTCGCTAAAGCAGATGAGGCGCAGCATAGAGAAGATAGGGCTTTGTTAGAGTCTAAATTTGAAAAATTAGAAGAAATTTACAATAGGATAAGTGCGTGTTAA
- a CDS encoding NADH-quinone oxidoreductase subunit A yields MDSDLFLSLYLYIFIVLALIAGLAFTKKIGPKVDGKSKNRSYESGIVNIYGGINSSINVKYYLVAIIFVIFDIEAVFMYPWAINLRDLGVFGLIEMFIFMGILLVGLFYIYKKKILKWE; encoded by the coding sequence TTGGATAGTGATCTTTTTTTGAGTCTTTATCTTTATATTTTTATTGTTCTAGCTTTGATAGCCGGACTTGCTTTTACAAAAAAGATAGGTCCTAAAGTAGATGGAAAATCCAAAAATAGAAGCTATGAAAGCGGTATAGTAAATATTTATGGTGGTATCAACTCAAGCATAAATGTCAAATATTATCTTGTCGCGATTATTTTTGTCATCTTTGACATAGAAGCGGTATTTATGTATCCGTGGGCTATAAATTTAAGAGACTTAGGCGTTTTTGGACTTATTGAAATGTTTATATTTATGGGGATTTTGCTTGTTGGATTATTTTACATATATAAAAAGAAGATCTTAAAATGGGAATAG
- a CDS encoding NADH-quinone oxidoreductase subunit B — MGIENLIKNDVLLTRVDELFNWGRKNSLWPMVFGTACCAIEFMSVVSSRHDLSRFGAEVIRFSPRQADLMLVAGTISFKQAPILKEIYDQMCEPKWVVSMGACACSGGFYDNYTTLQGIDKIIPVDVYISGCPPRPEAIIDALLAIQEKISKESIKDRHKDFKGILDA, encoded by the coding sequence ATGGGAATAGAAAATCTGATCAAAAATGACGTCTTACTTACAAGAGTCGATGAGCTATTTAACTGGGGGCGTAAAAACTCGCTTTGGCCTATGGTTTTTGGAACTGCGTGTTGTGCTATAGAGTTTATGAGTGTTGTATCTTCAAGGCACGATCTATCTCGTTTTGGTGCTGAAGTCATAAGATTTTCTCCAAGACAAGCTGATTTAATGCTAGTTGCAGGAACGATCTCGTTTAAACAAGCACCGATCTTAAAAGAAATTTATGATCAAATGTGCGAACCAAAATGGGTTGTAAGTATGGGAGCTTGTGCTTGTAGTGGTGGATTTTACGATAACTATACAACACTTCAAGGAATAGACAAAATAATACCAGTAGATGTTTATATAAGTGGCTGTCCGCCACGTCCTGAGGCTATCATAGATGCACTTCTAGCTATACAAGAAAAAATATCCAAAGAGTCCATAAAAGATAGGCATAAAGATTTTAAAGGAATACTAGATGCTTGA